In Plutella xylostella chromosome 4, ilPluXylo3.1, whole genome shotgun sequence, a genomic segment contains:
- the LOC119694117 gene encoding uncharacterized protein LOC119694117 isoform X1 has product MRRFIHNSRHPNNRIVGVLSVDEMRHALLELIRFAQTESFQMEYKLLKNSKQLPQTSNILCLKPFMENGIIRVGGRLEQSSYNYDKKHPILLHHSHTLTILIMRGEHIRLMHAGPQLLLSSVRERYWPTHGKIVANKVVRECITCFRNSPKIYSPIMGNLPRSRVTPAPPFLTTGIDYAGPFAVRDKRGRGYRSYKCYIAIFICFSTKAIHLELVSGLETQLFLSALRRFTSRRGIPKTILQQIQCDFWRRWSRDYIGLLQERTKWRSCKGAGLDVGTIVLIKDDRLPPCQWGLGRIVGCCPGRDGITRVAEMRTARGIIKRAFNNICPLPITC; this is encoded by the exons atgcgaAGATTCATTCACAACTCTAGACATCCGAACAATAGAATAGTCGGGGTCTTATCAGTAGATGAAATGCGACATGCGTTGCTCGAATTAATTAGATTTGCACAAACAGAATCGTTCCAAATGGAGTACAAGTTACtaaaaaatagtaaacaaCTACCACAAACATCAAACATATTGTGTTTGAAACCATTTATGGAAAATGGGATTATTCGAGTAGGGGGACGCCTGGAACAGTCCTCATACAATTACGATAAAAAACACCCAATACTTCTACATCACTCACACACACTAACAATTCTTATAATGCGTGGAGAACACATAAGATTAATGCATGCAGGGCCACAGTTATTACTTTCATCTGTCCGCGAGAGATATTGGCCGACACACGGTAAGATCGTCGCTAATAAGGTTGTACGAGAATGTATAACGTGCTTCAGGAACAGTCCGAAGATCTACTCACCGATAATGGGTAATTTACCAAGGTCAAGAGTAACTCCAGCACCGCCCTTCCTCACAACTGGCATTGATTATGCAGGACCCTTTGCGGTGAGGGACAAAAGGGGGCGTGGTTACAGGTCATACAAATGTTACATagcaatttttatttgtttttcgaCAAAGGCAATTCACTTAGAGTTAGTTTCAGGTCTAGAAACTCAGCTCTTCCTGTCTGCGCTGCGAAGGTTTACGTCCAGGCGAGGTATACCAAAAACAATA CTGCAGCAGATCCAATGCGACTTCTGGAGAAGATGGTCAAGAGACTACATAGGACTGCTTCAAGAACGCACGAAATGGAGAAGCTGCAAGGGTGCCGGACTCGACGTGGGTACCATTGTGCTGATCAAAGATGACCGACTGCCGCCCTGCCAGTGGGGGCTGGGACGCATCGTCGGCTGCTGCCCGGGTCGCGACGGCATCACGCGGGTCGCAGAGATGCGCACGGCGCGTGGAATAATCAAGAGAGCATTCAACAATATCTGTCCATTACCGATTACATGTTAA
- the LOC105387390 gene encoding UPF0598 protein CG30010, translated as MSVSVSKRMIPDLFKQKITHITLKRYLNYVQGQSPEPKIREYFYFIDHQGMLFLDDSKMKNFTSCFKEKKFLDFFFKRIRLNKTGRYQDEFPFVSFCGRERNYIRCDDVPIVYTHIINKPVKDVETDFLTYGYAGEALKSLFTPEKIYMMPQTGRVYHPTDDLYGGIGLIRSKLAIEISKSFDFINGELKPPTHFTWKNHKYELDQNWFQEKINEFNLKIKQDIE; from the exons atgtctGTTTCTGTGTCTAAACGTATGATACCAGATTtattcaaacaaaaaataacacacaTAACATTAAAAAGATATCTTAATTATGTACAAGGTCAGTCTCCTGAACCGAAAATAagagaatatttttattttattgatcatCAAGGTATG TTATTCTTGGATGATtcaaaaatgaaaaactttacATCCTGCTTCAAAGAGAAGAAATTTCTGGATTTCTTCTTTAAGAGAATTCGACTGAATAAAACAGGCAGATATCAAGACGAATTCccttttgtttctttttgtgGTAGAGAGAGAAATTATATAAGGTGTGATGATGTTCCAATTGTGTACacacatataataaataaaccagTAAAGGATGTTGAAACTGACTTCCTGACATATGGATATGCTGGTGAAGCATTAAAGTCATTGTTCACACCAGAAAAGATCTACATGATGCCGCAGACTGGAAGAGTTTATCATCCAACAGATGACCTCTATGGCGGTATTGGTTTAATACGGTCTAAACTAGCCATAGAAATAAGCAAAAgctttgattttattaatggTGAATTAAAGCCCCCTACACACTTCACATGGAAGAACCACAAGTATGAATTAGATCAAAACTGGTTTCAAGAAAAgattaatgaatttaatttaaaaattaaacaagatATTGAATAA
- the LOC105387380 gene encoding AKT-interacting protein: MEEESDNKDIRELNAMFHQEYIIMAEYRMLQTENFPGIYVIPSYENSFTWFGVIFVRSGLYEGAVFRFTLTLPDKFPDTEEVPVVKFSSPVYHPAIDATSGVLNISEVFPQWDRKFHHVWQILKYVTWIFHHLNFKSPANVEASVLYKTNRKLFMEKVKESVISSIDHIYDDPPTDDRHYISFQPYDPEIHDNAKNIMLKPLKPPEGISQGISWVQQGSFQPFSKEET; encoded by the exons ATGGAGGAAGAAAGTGACAATAAAGATATACGAGAACTAAATGCAATGTTCCATCAggaatacataattatggcAGAATA TCGCATGTTGCAAACAGAAAATTTTCCAGGCATATACGTAATACCATCCTACGAAAACTCCTTTA CGTGGTTTGGAGTAATATTTGTAAGATCTGGTTTATATGAAGGGGCAGTATTCAGATTTACACTAACTTTACCAGATAAATTCCCAGATACTGAAGAAGTTCCG gTAGTTAAATTCTCTTCACCTGTATATCACCCAGCTATTGATGCCACATCTGGAGTCCTCAATATTAGTGAAGTATTTCCGCAGTGGGATAGAAAGTTCCACCATGTTTGGCAAATACTGAAATATGTGACTTGGATATTCCAtcacttaaattttaaaagtccTGCAAATGTTGAAGCTTCAGTTTT gtATAAAACAAATAGGAAACTATTTATGGAGAAGGTGAAAGAATCAGTAATATCCAGTATTGACCACATTTACGACGATCCTCCTACTGATGACAGACATTACATATCATTTCAACCATACGATCCAGAGATCCATGATAATGCTAAAAACATTATGTTAAAACCACTCAAACCTCCAGAAGGAATATCTCAAGGAATCTCCTGGGTTCAACAAGGATCTTTCCAACCATTTTCAAAAGAGGAGACATga